The Flavobacterium piscisymbiosum genome includes a region encoding these proteins:
- a CDS encoding helix-turn-helix domain-containing protein → MTTKSTSKPKILYSCYYTRSREGENFIPEHVFSYQIAGEMIASDSKNTYHSKEGDFRFSKRNHLAKFVKIPPEGGEFKTISLFLDQEILREISAEYNFKTNKRPDSETMISLTPNPLYKSFMDSLISYLEVEQEDNESLFNLKIKEAVHLLLKVNPELKDILFDFNEPGKIDLEAFMNKNFHFNVHLTRFAYLTGRSLATFKRDFQKAFQETPGKWLLNKRLQEAYYLINQGKSPSEVYIGVGFEDLSHFSFSFKKKFGIVPSSLLLK, encoded by the coding sequence ATGACAACAAAATCAACATCAAAACCCAAAATACTCTACTCCTGCTACTATACACGTAGCCGTGAAGGAGAAAATTTCATACCGGAACACGTGTTTAGTTATCAGATTGCCGGAGAAATGATCGCTTCAGACAGCAAAAACACCTACCATTCAAAAGAAGGTGATTTTCGTTTTAGCAAAAGAAATCATTTAGCCAAATTCGTTAAGATTCCGCCAGAAGGAGGCGAATTCAAAACAATTTCACTTTTCTTAGATCAGGAAATCTTACGCGAGATAAGCGCTGAATATAATTTCAAAACAAACAAAAGACCAGATTCTGAAACCATGATTTCTTTAACTCCAAATCCTTTGTATAAATCTTTTATGGATTCGCTTATTTCTTATCTAGAAGTAGAACAAGAAGACAATGAAAGCTTATTTAATTTAAAAATAAAAGAAGCTGTACATCTTTTACTTAAAGTAAATCCAGAATTAAAAGATATTTTATTTGATTTTAATGAGCCCGGCAAAATCGATCTGGAAGCTTTTATGAATAAGAACTTTCATTTTAACGTACATCTTACCCGATTTGCTTATCTCACCGGAAGAAGTTTAGCAACATTTAAAAGAGATTTTCAAAAAGCTTTTCAGGAAACACCAGGGAAATGGCTATTAAACAAAAGACTACAAGAGGCTTACTACTTAATCAACCAAGGAAAATCTCCATCAGAAGTTTATATCGGAGTAGGCTTTGAAGACTTATCCCATTTTTCATTTTCATTTAAAAAGAAATTTGGTATTGTTCCGTCTTCTTTATTATTGAAATAA
- a CDS encoding aldehyde dehydrogenase family protein — MKTIDKIYINGEFTTPLGTEYFDLISPTTNEKLGKVLLGNQKDTQNAIAAAKEAFKTFSKTTTKERIQYLQSIKASIEKRKSEFIDVMVEEYGGTLQFATISYEYIIKGFDSTIALVNTYDFTKTMGESEVQMTPLGVVGIIIPWNSSNGFICSKLSTAIAAGCTTVIKPSEMSAQQSQLITECLHEAGLPKGVFNIVNGLGEIVGAEISRHPDIAKISFTGSTNVGKIIAKEAVNTMKRVTLELGGKSPNIILDDANLNQAIPLAVIAAYMNSGQACIAGTRLLVPENRLDEVKELIKETISKTIVGDPKNTTTAVGPMVSTKQYERVQNYIQIGIDEGAEVLTGGLGKPEGLEKGNFVKPTVFVNVNNQMRIAREEIFGPVLSIITYKTEEEAIEIANDTTYGLQAYVSSSDEKRAHKVASQINAGRVQINGIGHDPMAPFGGFKQSGIGREFGTLGLEAYLEPKALIR; from the coding sequence ATGAAAACAATAGACAAAATCTACATTAACGGAGAATTTACTACTCCACTAGGAACAGAATATTTTGACCTAATAAGCCCTACCACAAATGAAAAACTAGGAAAAGTACTTTTAGGAAATCAAAAAGATACACAAAACGCTATAGCAGCTGCAAAAGAAGCATTTAAAACTTTTTCTAAAACTACAACAAAAGAAAGAATTCAATATTTACAAAGCATCAAAGCTTCTATCGAAAAAAGAAAAAGCGAATTTATTGATGTCATGGTTGAAGAATACGGCGGAACATTACAATTTGCAACGATAAGCTATGAATACATAATAAAAGGTTTCGACTCTACAATTGCCCTGGTAAACACCTACGATTTTACTAAAACAATGGGAGAATCTGAAGTTCAGATGACACCACTGGGAGTAGTTGGAATTATTATTCCCTGGAATTCGAGCAACGGCTTTATCTGCAGCAAGCTATCAACAGCAATAGCAGCAGGATGTACAACAGTGATAAAACCAAGCGAAATGAGCGCACAGCAAAGTCAATTAATCACCGAATGTCTCCACGAAGCAGGATTACCAAAAGGCGTTTTTAACATTGTAAACGGATTAGGCGAAATTGTTGGAGCAGAAATAAGCCGTCATCCGGATATTGCCAAAATCTCATTTACCGGATCTACCAATGTTGGAAAAATCATCGCAAAAGAAGCCGTAAACACCATGAAACGCGTTACTCTTGAACTGGGCGGAAAATCCCCTAATATTATCCTGGATGATGCTAATTTAAACCAGGCAATTCCACTTGCCGTAATCGCTGCCTATATGAACAGCGGGCAAGCGTGCATTGCAGGAACCAGATTACTTGTACCAGAAAACAGACTAGACGAAGTAAAAGAACTTATAAAAGAAACGATATCAAAAACTATTGTTGGCGATCCAAAAAACACAACAACCGCAGTTGGCCCAATGGTAAGCACGAAACAATACGAACGTGTTCAAAACTACATTCAGATTGGTATTGATGAAGGCGCAGAAGTTCTAACCGGAGGATTAGGCAAACCCGAAGGATTAGAGAAAGGAAATTTTGTAAAACCAACTGTTTTTGTAAACGTAAACAATCAAATGCGAATTGCAAGAGAAGAAATTTTTGGACCTGTTTTATCTATTATAACATACAAAACCGAAGAAGAAGCAATTGAAATAGCCAATGACACCACTTACGGATTACAAGCCTACGTAAGTTCATCAGACGAAAAACGAGCTCACAAAGTTGCTTCACAAATAAACGCAGGCCGTGTTCAAATAAACGGAATTGGCCATGATCCGATGGCGCCTTTTGGAGGATTTAAACAATCCGGAATTGGCAGAGAATTTGGCACATTAGGACTCGAAGCATATCTTGAACCAAAAGCATTAATTCGATAA
- a CDS encoding universal stress protein, translated as MKRILVPTDFSEHAENALKVAAQIAQKHNSEIIVLHMLELPSQMNDAVLGGASIPETMLFMKKANEMLDEVSSRPYLDGIPVTEIVKMDKPIHGISQVSKEYNVDLIVMGSHGSSGIEELLIGSNTEKVVRNSEIPVLVIKKDISNFNATNIVFASDFSDETKKPFEKLLNFTKFFDSKLHLVTICTPNSFKPTHVVEKAMNEFANEFNLTNYATHIYNDTNIEKGIINFSNSINADIVGMCTHGRTGFAHFFNGSISEGLVNHSVKPVITFKI; from the coding sequence ATGAAACGAATTCTAGTACCTACCGACTTTTCTGAACATGCCGAAAATGCCTTAAAAGTCGCTGCACAAATTGCACAAAAACACAACTCTGAAATCATCGTTTTGCACATGCTGGAATTACCCAGCCAAATGAATGATGCTGTCCTGGGAGGCGCAAGCATTCCCGAAACCATGCTTTTTATGAAAAAAGCAAACGAAATGCTGGACGAAGTTTCCTCAAGACCATATTTAGACGGAATACCAGTAACTGAAATTGTAAAAATGGACAAGCCTATTCACGGCATTTCGCAAGTAAGCAAAGAATACAACGTTGATCTAATTGTAATGGGATCCCACGGCTCTTCTGGCATTGAAGAATTATTAATAGGATCAAACACTGAAAAAGTAGTTCGCAATTCTGAAATTCCCGTTTTAGTAATCAAAAAAGACATTTCTAATTTTAATGCCACTAATATTGTATTTGCATCTGACTTTTCAGACGAAACAAAAAAACCATTCGAAAAACTTTTAAACTTTACCAAATTCTTCGACTCAAAACTACATTTGGTTACAATTTGCACACCAAACAGTTTTAAACCAACTCACGTTGTAGAAAAAGCAATGAACGAGTTCGCAAACGAATTTAACCTTACAAATTACGCAACACATATTTACAATGACACCAATATCGAAAAAGGAATCATCAACTTTTCAAACAGCATAAACGCAGATATCGTCGGAATGTGCACACACGGAAGAACTGGTTTCGCTCACTTTTTTAACGGAAGCATCAGCGAAGGTTTAGTAAACCATTCAGTCAAACCTGTAATAACATTCAAAATATAA
- the rimP gene encoding ribosome assembly cofactor RimP — protein MTFKEKVNGLIAEALLEKPSIFLIDLAISDSFKISVGLDGDNGVALQDCIDVSRAIENNLDREEQDFSLEVASVGVGSPLKMTRQYIKNIGRTLIVTTNNEKIEAELVEANDVFIILSWQAREPKKVGKGKETVQKEQQIPYTEIKEAIVTVTF, from the coding sequence ATGACATTTAAAGAAAAAGTAAACGGATTAATAGCGGAGGCTCTTTTAGAAAAGCCATCAATCTTTTTGATTGATCTGGCTATTTCAGACTCTTTCAAAATTAGTGTAGGTTTAGATGGGGATAATGGAGTGGCGCTACAGGATTGTATTGATGTGAGTCGTGCAATCGAGAATAATCTGGATCGTGAAGAGCAGGATTTTTCGCTTGAAGTAGCATCGGTTGGAGTAGGATCACCATTGAAAATGACAAGACAATACATCAAAAATATTGGTAGAACATTGATTGTTACTACAAATAATGAAAAAATTGAAGCAGAATTAGTAGAAGCTAACGATGTTTTTATAATTTTGTCTTGGCAGGCTAGAGAACCGAAAAAAGTAGGAAAAGGAAAAGAAACAGTTCAAAAAGAGCAACAAATACCTTATACAGAAATTAAAGAGGCAATTGTTACAGTAACATTTTAA
- the nusA gene encoding transcription termination factor NusA, whose translation MENLALIDSFSEFKDNKLIDRVTLMAILEDVFRNALKKKYGSDDNFDIIINPDKGDMEIWRRRVIVADEDLDFENEEITLTEARMIEADFEIGEEVSEEVKLIDLGRRAILALRQNLISKIHEHDNTNLYKQFKDIIGDIYTAEVHHVRPRVVILVDDEGNEIVLPKEKQIPSDFFRKGDNVRGIIESVELKGNKPQIIMSRTSEKFLEKLFEQEIPEVFDGLITVKSVVRIPGEKAKVAVDSYDDRIDPVGACVGMKGSRIHGIVRELGNENIDVINYTSNIQLFITRALSPAKVSSIKIDEENKRAEVFLKLEEVSKAIGRGGHNIKLAGQLTGYELDVIREGDVASGEDDDVELTEFSDEIEGWVIEEFAKIGLDTARSILKQEVEDLVRRTDLEEETILDVMKILKEEFDS comes from the coding sequence ATGGAAAATTTAGCATTAATCGATTCATTCTCAGAGTTTAAAGATAATAAACTTATTGATCGTGTAACGCTTATGGCAATTTTAGAGGACGTGTTTAGAAATGCATTAAAGAAAAAATACGGTTCTGATGATAACTTTGACATCATTATAAATCCTGATAAGGGAGATATGGAGATTTGGAGAAGAAGAGTAATCGTTGCTGATGAAGATCTGGATTTTGAGAACGAAGAAATTACCTTGACTGAAGCAAGAATGATCGAAGCGGATTTTGAAATTGGTGAAGAAGTTTCTGAAGAGGTTAAATTGATTGACTTAGGAAGAAGAGCTATTTTGGCTTTGCGTCAAAACTTGATATCTAAAATTCACGAACACGATAATACAAATCTTTATAAACAATTTAAAGATATTATTGGTGATATTTATACTGCCGAAGTGCACCATGTTCGCCCAAGAGTTGTAATTTTGGTCGATGATGAAGGAAATGAAATTGTGCTTCCAAAAGAAAAACAAATTCCATCTGACTTTTTCCGTAAAGGAGATAACGTTCGCGGAATCATTGAAAGTGTTGAATTAAAAGGAAATAAGCCTCAAATTATTATGTCTAGAACTTCTGAGAAGTTTTTAGAAAAATTGTTTGAACAAGAAATTCCTGAAGTATTCGACGGTTTGATTACGGTTAAAAGCGTAGTACGTATTCCGGGTGAAAAAGCAAAAGTAGCAGTGGATTCTTATGATGACAGAATTGATCCTGTTGGAGCATGTGTTGGTATGAAAGGATCTCGTATTCACGGAATTGTTCGTGAGTTAGGAAACGAAAATATTGACGTAATCAACTATACAAGTAACATTCAATTGTTTATCACAAGAGCATTAAGCCCTGCAAAAGTTTCTTCAATCAAAATTGATGAAGAAAATAAAAGAGCTGAAGTTTTCTTGAAATTAGAAGAAGTTTCTAAAGCAATTGGTAGAGGTGGTCATAATATAAAATTAGCGGGTCAGCTAACAGGCTACGAGCTAGATGTTATCAGAGAAGGTGATGTTGCTAGTGGTGAAGATGATGACGTTGAATTAACTGAGTTTTCAGATGAAATTGAAGGCTGGGTTATCGAAGAATTTGCAAAAATTGGTTTAGATACAGCTAGAAGTATCTTAAAGCAAGAAGTAGAAGATTTAGTAAGAAGAACAGATTTAGAAGAGGAAACTATTCTTGATGTTATGAAAATACTAAAAGAAGAGTTTGATAGCTAG
- the infB gene encoding translation initiation factor IF-2, with protein sequence MSEERVIRINKVLRELNISLERAVDYLKDKGIAIDANPNAKISDSEFNILQSQFAGDKGNKEASKEVGEEKRKEKEALRVEREKEIEDKRRQDEERQKQQEIIKARAVVTGPVQVGKIDLNPKKPTVVSPPAEEPAKVEEPKVVVAPTQPEKPVQKEIVQPEPVAPVVSEEKKVEKPIITEKKEVKEVKVETPKVAQEPVVSTDPATAEETITTQYQKLSGTTLTGQTIDLSQFNKPKKKKEDPKITPNKPGAPGANNNANKNKRKRIAPKPGTPGAPKPATGHAPGTPNPNKITPNTGGGGFNANRSARPGFVKGNRPAIVAKVEPTEEEVKNQIRETLEKLQGKGGKSKAAKYRRDKRDTHRQKSDEEQRAIDEGSKTIKVTEFVTVGEIAIMMDVPITKVIGTCMSLGIMVTMNQRLDAETLTIVADEFGYEVEFITVDIEDAIEIVEDKEEDLVVRAPIVTVMGHVDHGKTSLLDYIRKENVIAGESGGITQHIGAYGVTLDNGQKIAFLDTPGHEAFTAMRARGAQVTDIAIIVVAADDDIMPQTKEAISHAQAAGVPIIFAINKIDKPNANVEKIKERLASMNLLVEDWGGKIQSHDISAKVGTGVKELLEKVLLEAEILDLKSNPNKAAQGTVVEAFLDKGKGYVSTILVQHGTLRVGDYMLAGKHHGKIKAMHDERGHIVKEAGPSTPVSVLGLDGAATAGDKFNVFEDEKEAKQIASKRSQLMREQSVRTQRHITLDEIGRRIALGQFKELNVILKGDVDGSVEALSDSFSKLSTEEVQINIIHKGVGAITETDVMLASASDAIIIGFNVRPAGNARQLADKEEIDIRYYSIIYAAIDDLKDAMEGMLAPEMKEEILGTAEIREIFKISKVGSIAGCMVMDGKIMRTSKIRVIREGVVVHTGELVALKRFKDDVKEVSKGYDCGIQIKGYNDIEERDVIEAYHEVAIKKKLK encoded by the coding sequence ATGTCTGAAGAGAGAGTAATAAGAATAAACAAGGTTTTAAGGGAATTAAATATTTCGTTAGAAAGAGCTGTTGATTATCTAAAAGATAAGGGAATTGCTATTGATGCAAATCCAAATGCGAAAATTTCTGATAGCGAATTTAATATCCTACAAAGCCAATTTGCGGGCGATAAGGGGAACAAAGAAGCTTCTAAAGAAGTGGGTGAAGAGAAAAGAAAAGAAAAAGAAGCTTTGCGTGTAGAACGTGAAAAAGAAATTGAAGACAAACGCAGACAAGACGAGGAACGCCAAAAGCAACAAGAGATTATAAAAGCGAGAGCTGTTGTAACCGGACCTGTTCAAGTTGGTAAAATTGATTTAAATCCGAAGAAACCTACTGTTGTTTCTCCTCCTGCTGAAGAACCAGCAAAAGTTGAAGAGCCAAAAGTAGTTGTTGCTCCGACTCAACCAGAAAAACCTGTTCAAAAAGAAATTGTACAGCCTGAGCCGGTGGCTCCTGTAGTTTCTGAAGAGAAAAAGGTAGAAAAACCTATTATTACAGAGAAAAAAGAAGTAAAAGAAGTGAAAGTTGAGACTCCAAAAGTAGCTCAGGAACCAGTTGTTTCAACTGATCCCGCAACTGCAGAGGAAACAATCACTACGCAATATCAAAAATTATCTGGAACTACTCTTACGGGTCAAACAATTGATTTATCTCAATTTAATAAGCCTAAGAAAAAGAAAGAAGATCCAAAGATAACTCCGAATAAACCGGGAGCTCCTGGAGCTAATAATAACGCTAACAAAAATAAGCGTAAAAGAATTGCTCCTAAACCTGGAACTCCGGGTGCGCCAAAACCTGCAACAGGTCATGCGCCGGGAACTCCAAACCCAAATAAAATTACACCAAATACCGGTGGTGGAGGTTTTAATGCTAACAGAAGTGCAAGACCTGGTTTTGTAAAAGGAAACCGTCCTGCAATTGTTGCTAAAGTTGAGCCTACTGAAGAGGAAGTAAAAAACCAAATTAGAGAAACTCTTGAAAAACTTCAGGGTAAAGGTGGAAAATCAAAAGCTGCTAAATACAGAAGAGATAAAAGAGATACGCACCGTCAGAAATCTGATGAAGAGCAAAGAGCTATTGACGAAGGAAGTAAAACTATTAAAGTTACTGAGTTTGTTACTGTAGGTGAAATTGCAATCATGATGGATGTGCCGATTACTAAAGTAATTGGAACTTGTATGTCTCTTGGTATCATGGTAACTATGAACCAACGTTTGGATGCTGAAACATTAACTATTGTAGCGGATGAGTTTGGTTATGAAGTTGAGTTTATTACAGTTGATATTGAAGATGCTATTGAAATAGTTGAAGATAAAGAAGAAGATTTAGTAGTTAGGGCACCAATTGTTACTGTAATGGGTCACGTCGATCACGGTAAGACATCTTTACTGGATTATATTCGTAAAGAAAATGTTATCGCTGGTGAGTCTGGAGGTATTACACAGCATATTGGAGCGTACGGAGTAACTTTAGATAACGGTCAAAAAATCGCATTCTTAGATACACCGGGTCACGAGGCGTTTACCGCGATGCGTGCCCGTGGAGCTCAGGTTACCGATATCGCTATTATCGTTGTTGCTGCGGATGATGATATCATGCCACAAACAAAAGAAGCAATTTCTCACGCACAAGCTGCGGGAGTGCCAATTATATTTGCAATCAATAAAATTGATAAACCAAATGCTAATGTTGAGAAGATCAAAGAGCGCTTGGCTAGTATGAATTTACTTGTTGAAGATTGGGGTGGAAAAATTCAGTCACATGATATTTCTGCAAAAGTTGGAACAGGTGTAAAAGAATTATTAGAAAAAGTTTTATTAGAAGCTGAAATTTTAGATTTAAAATCGAATCCAAATAAAGCAGCTCAGGGAACTGTAGTTGAGGCTTTCTTGGATAAAGGAAAAGGATATGTTTCTACAATTTTAGTTCAACACGGAACTTTAAGAGTTGGAGATTATATGTTGGCTGGTAAGCATCATGGTAAGATTAAAGCTATGCATGACGAACGCGGGCATATTGTTAAAGAAGCTGGTCCTTCGACTCCGGTATCAGTATTAGGTTTAGATGGTGCAGCTACTGCAGGGGATAAGTTCAATGTGTTTGAAGATGAAAAAGAAGCAAAACAAATTGCGTCTAAACGTTCTCAATTAATGCGTGAACAATCTGTACGTACTCAGCGTCATATTACACTTGATGAAATTGGACGTCGTATTGCTCTTGGTCAGTTTAAAGAATTAAACGTGATCCTTAAAGGAGACGTTGATGGATCTGTTGAAGCATTATCAGATTCGTTCTCTAAACTTTCTACAGAAGAAGTTCAGATTAATATTATCCATAAAGGTGTTGGAGCAATTACTGAAACTGACGTTATGTTGGCTTCTGCTTCTGATGCGATCATTATCGGATTTAACGTTCGTCCTGCAGGAAATGCGAGACAACTTGCAGATAAAGAAGAAATCGATATCCGTTACTACTCTATTATCTACGCTGCTATCGATGACTTAAAAGATGCAATGGAAGGAATGTTAGCTCCAGAGATGAAAGAAGAAATTTTAGGAACTGCTGAGATTCGTGAGATTTTCAAAATTTCTAAAGTGGGTTCAATCGCTGGTTGCATGGTGATGGATGGTAAAATCATGAGAACTTCTAAAATTAGAGTTATTAGAGAAGGAGTAGTGGTGCATACAGGAGAACTTGTTGCATTGAAACGTTTCAAAGATGATGTTAAAGAAGTGTCTAAAGGATACGATTGTGGTATTCAGATTAAAGGTTACAACGACATCGAAGAAAGAGATGTTATTGAAGCATACCATGAAGTTGCAATCAAAAAGAAATTGAAATAA
- a CDS encoding acid phosphatase codes for MKLKLIHIISKLVNKGFKSNSVFRTFENVEQLREIMPDLLSGYLSEEEMPNSLVLLPPPPKISSKALAFDLEYAKNAIEFKDSVRFLQAGLDANLSFPAAVKSFESTLGIEITEINTPRLYVFMRRVMTDAGLSTYAAKNYYNRERPFVLNNAKTCTPDQEDALRKVGSFPSGHAAVGWAWSLVFSDIFPDKEESILKRGYDFGESRVVCNAHWYSDVEKGRLMGKATVDCLYVNSDFQVDLALVKEEIKLLDKKVTGDKN; via the coding sequence ATGAAGCTTAAGTTAATTCATATTATTAGCAAACTTGTAAATAAAGGTTTTAAGTCAAATAGTGTCTTTAGGACTTTTGAAAATGTTGAACAATTAAGAGAGATAATGCCAGACTTATTGAGCGGGTATTTGTCTGAAGAGGAAATGCCAAATAGTCTGGTGTTATTGCCGCCTCCGCCAAAAATCTCTTCTAAAGCTTTGGCGTTTGATTTAGAATATGCTAAGAATGCTATAGAATTTAAAGATAGTGTCCGTTTTTTACAGGCCGGCCTTGATGCAAATTTATCTTTTCCTGCTGCGGTTAAATCTTTTGAGTCTACTTTAGGTATCGAAATTACTGAAATTAATACGCCTAGATTATATGTGTTTATGCGAAGAGTAATGACTGATGCCGGATTGTCCACTTATGCTGCTAAAAATTATTATAACCGCGAGCGGCCATTTGTGCTTAATAATGCAAAAACATGTACTCCGGATCAGGAAGATGCGTTGCGTAAAGTTGGTTCTTTTCCTTCTGGACATGCGGCTGTTGGCTGGGCATGGTCATTGGTTTTTAGTGATATTTTTCCTGATAAGGAAGAGTCTATTCTAAAGCGTGGATACGATTTTGGTGAAAGTCGTGTGGTTTGTAATGCACATTGGTATAGTGATGTTGAAAAAGGAAGGTTAATGGGGAAGGCGACTGTTGACTGCCTTTATGTTAATAGTGATTTTCAGGTAGATTTGGCTTTGGTAAAAGAAGAAATCAAGCTGCTGGATAAGAAAGTGACAGGCGATAAAAATTGA
- a CDS encoding SPOR domain-containing protein, with amino-acid sequence MRILTPSKRVFLTLTMFTLAYNIHAQDQNLIVNQDPKFEQLLNEKRKINTSINTNDTYKIQIFSGKSEEAKKTLSDFKREFNTIDGTIIFNTPNYKVMVGNFKTRIEAERNLADIKKRFKSVFLIKPSK; translated from the coding sequence ATGAGAATTTTAACCCCTTCAAAAAGAGTTTTCTTAACACTAACAATGTTCACTTTAGCATATAATATTCATGCTCAAGACCAAAATTTAATCGTAAATCAAGACCCTAAATTTGAGCAGTTACTGAATGAAAAACGAAAAATTAACACGTCAATAAATACAAACGATACTTACAAAATTCAAATCTTTAGCGGTAAAAGCGAAGAAGCAAAGAAAACGTTATCGGATTTTAAAAGGGAATTTAACACTATTGACGGAACAATAATTTTCAATACACCAAACTACAAAGTAATGGTAGGGAATTTCAAAACAAGAATAGAGGCTGAACGAAATTTAGCCGACATTAAAAAGAGATTCAAAAGTGTCTTTTTAATCAAACCAAGCAAATAA
- a CDS encoding c-type cytochrome: MKKVGNHNSISRKLLLSLSLTLIFSLTSFAQDAAAPAAPEAAAPAAAAGGDPVKGKELFNANCAACHKLDAKSTGPALRGVAAKHDMAWIYKWVHNSSEMIKSGDAVAVKLFEENNKSVMTSFPQLSTGDIDNIIAYTSEVKAEPAAGAPGAATPPGTNVEGGGISNNIILGALALVMAILVVMLFMVNKVLTKVASNNGIEVAPREARTPIWKAFAKNQFLVLVTSIFLLLASGYFVYAFLMQVGVDQNYEPIQPIHYSHKIHAGDNEINCKYCHSAARVSKTAGIPSLNVCMNCHKNISEVAETTATPEYSKAFYDAQIQKLYDAVGWDKAKQAYTGKTQPVKWVRIHNLPDFVYFNHSQHVSVAGIECQTCHGPVQEFEIMKQYSKLTMGWCVDCHRKTDVKMEGNAYYDKIHAELSKKYGVEKLTAAQMGGLECGKCHY; the protein is encoded by the coding sequence ATGAAAAAGGTGGGTAACCATAATTCGATCTCAAGAAAATTACTACTTAGCTTATCGCTAACGTTAATTTTCTCCCTAACTTCATTTGCTCAAGATGCTGCTGCTCCGGCGGCGCCTGAAGCTGCTGCTCCGGCTGCTGCTGCAGGTGGTGATCCAGTAAAAGGGAAAGAACTTTTTAATGCAAATTGCGCTGCATGTCACAAATTAGATGCTAAGTCAACTGGTCCGGCCCTAAGAGGGGTTGCTGCCAAACATGATATGGCATGGATTTACAAGTGGGTGCATAACAGCTCTGAAATGATTAAATCAGGAGATGCTGTTGCAGTTAAACTTTTTGAAGAAAACAACAAGTCAGTAATGACTTCTTTTCCTCAATTGTCAACTGGTGATATTGATAATATCATCGCTTATACTTCTGAGGTAAAAGCTGAGCCTGCTGCAGGCGCTCCTGGCGCTGCTACTCCTCCTGGAACTAATGTTGAAGGTGGTGGAATCTCAAATAATATTATTTTAGGGGCTCTTGCTCTTGTAATGGCAATTTTAGTTGTTATGTTGTTCATGGTGAACAAGGTGTTGACTAAAGTAGCAAGTAATAACGGAATCGAAGTTGCTCCTAGAGAAGCTAGAACTCCAATCTGGAAAGCTTTTGCTAAAAACCAATTTCTTGTATTGGTTACTTCTATATTTTTGCTTTTGGCAAGTGGTTATTTCGTATATGCATTCTTAATGCAAGTAGGAGTTGATCAAAACTATGAGCCAATTCAGCCAATTCACTATTCTCATAAGATTCACGCTGGAGATAACGAAATCAATTGTAAATATTGTCACTCTGCTGCTCGTGTGAGTAAAACAGCTGGTATTCCTTCTTTGAATGTTTGTATGAACTGTCATAAAAACATTTCTGAAGTTGCTGAAACTACTGCTACTCCTGAGTACAGCAAAGCATTTTACGATGCTCAAATCCAAAAATTATATGATGCCGTTGGTTGGGATAAAGCCAAGCAAGCTTATACTGGAAAAACGCAGCCTGTAAAATGGGTTCGTATTCATAATCTTCCTGATTTTGTTTACTTCAATCACTCTCAACACGTTTCTGTTGCAGGAATTGAATGTCAAACTTGTCACGGTCCAGTGCAGGAATTTGAGATCATGAAGCAATATTCTAAATTAACAATGGGATGGTGTGTTGATTGCCATAGAAAAACCGATGTTAAGATGGAAGGAAATGCTTACTATGATAAAATTCATGCTGAACTTTCTAAAAAATACGGTGTAGAAAAATTGACTGCAGCGCAAATGGGAGGTTTAGAATGCGGTAAATGCCACTATTAA